A genomic segment from Biomphalaria glabrata chromosome 16, xgBioGlab47.1, whole genome shotgun sequence encodes:
- the LOC106079281 gene encoding trafficking kinesin-binding protein 1-like isoform X1, which yields MYRSINSNALQRSMTFDLTDGINNNFIAGDGMTERHVGSPGEGAPLDDNDNSRHAFHPPVLVFSRPMLAQCTFRPLDADSFQEYNKELVDILSADNADCRVRHSDDMGINFHNNKINSFRSKRSATAPNSPGPYCKKDNQHLWKSFSAAPSRKNSIHYETLESVTVAELYNVAEDADQSNEDTPHASGHTTPNDNAAEDTPSVVEPASPRDGPVTGDPSLLRSRTESVSFVKLFNRIRLERDASFESISSDGQTDPKVLDQDMVDNSVYDLLCAERVSQMTKTYNDIEAVTRLLEEKERDLELAARIGQTLLSKNKELSNRTESLEDQLTQANDKVNQLRHDLSMKEELLRFYNEDLELQHGADVTPNEKPTHGINVDFLERKVKNLEDENLNLRLESAQLKSETDNLEEKEKRLVEDCIQQLAEVNQQVESLAEELHHKVEENNHQKEEITGFLAQIAELQKKIRLLTLDNMDLHEKLTASQESQRRLTKELGSMQDKYDELLEMLEETQDELRIAKGKHKVKASGQHHHSAFAIPTDSLASELETSLQQELSQSTRRAQSWKVFETARAAKRAAAKAAERESTSSTRMSLLSVPTSHNESDSQNQSAYPSDVESFASDGYSADMDSLYGSNPELGRPGIPGSNDLESALKRLAMRRANELNERDFHEEERRKKKEQESMQSGATSPFGTKSPGSVKSYQSGYSNNWSNLPGSGLSSYKMSDKLQIVKPLEGSMTLRHWQHLATPHLGGIFEERDGVQIRGEKKLDLVEEVYSLSDFEEDDDPNVHTRKEQDSSLIYTFTDSTVRNPGPYRGLGTLSSMNSSTSEYPVHSSTPKAEPLTLQAMAQDNTQSTYSMSLGLAALLQSRESAGSDKHAVSRVSAPKFNSASAPDSKTSPPSTQATSPLNLTDLNQRVLSRSVALSSPRTLPGSRSFEQIMKEREHSPQFSLDEADRKEPSLFPPGMTGQGFLQQLKNKGYSLYGLWGGKPKEETASSADSSTDAVGGATAAPAEDPKASAKAVFANGSGVGVLGALTSFRRSGIL from the exons CCCCAGGCGAGGGGGCCCCCCTTGACGACAACGACAACAGCCGGCACGCTTTCCACCCTCCCGTCCTCGTCTTCTCACGTCCGATGCTCGCCCAGTGCACGTTCCGTCCGCTGGACGCGGACAGTTTCCAGGAATATAATAAGGAGCTGGTGGACATTTTGTCCGCCGACAACGCCGACTGCCGGGTTCGTCACTCCGACGACATGGGCATTAACTTCCACAACAACAAGATCAACTCTTTCAGGTCGAAGCGGTCAGCCACGGCCCCAAACTCCCCCGGGCCCTACTGCAAGAAAGACAACCAGCATCTGTGGAAGTCTTTCAGCGCTGCTCCCAGCAGGAAGAACTCCATCCACTACGAGACTCTGGAGAGCGTGACCGTGGCCGAGCTGTATAATGTGGCCGAGGACGCTGACCAGAGCAACGAGGATACCCCACACGCTTCTGGGCACACTACCCCCAACGACAATGCAGCTGAAGACACGCCCTCAGTCGTAGAGCCTGCCTCGCCCCGCGACGGACCCGTGACCGGAGATCCCAGTTTGCTGAGGTCTAGAACCGAGTCGGTGAGTTTTGTCAAGCTGTTCAACCGAATCCGCCTGGAAAGAGATGCCAGCTTTGAATCCATCTCTTCAGATGGTCAGACTGATCCGAAGGTTCTGGATCAGGACATGGTGGACAACAGTGTATATGATC TTCTCTGTGCGGAGAGGGTGTCACAGATGACAAAAACCTACAATGACATAGAAGCTGTCACACGTTTATTGGAGGAG AAAGAGCGTGATCTCGAGTTAGCCGCTCGGATCGGTCAGACCCTTTTGTCCAAGAACAAGGAACTCTCTAACCGCACAGAATCTTTAGAAGACCAGTTGACCCAGGCCAATGACAAAGTCAACCAGCTCCGACATGACTTAAGTATGAAAGAGGAGCTGCTCCGGTTCTACAATGAGGACTTGGAATTGCAGCATGGTGCCGATGTTACACCAAA TGAGAAACCAACTCATGGAATCAACGTTGATTTCCTGGAGAGGAAAGTTAAGAATTTGGAAGATGAAAACTTAAATTTAAGGCTTGAG AGTGCTCAGCTCAAGTCAGAGACAGACAAtctggaagaaaaagaaaagcgaCTTGTAGAAGATTGTATTCAACAGTTAG CTGAAGTCAACCAGCAAGTTGAGTCTCTGGCTGAGGAGCTGCACCACAAGGTTGAAGAAAATAACCACCAGAAAGAAGAAATCACTGGATTCTTGGCCCAGATTGCAGAGCTTCAAAAGAAAATTCGACTG CTTACGCTGGACAATATGGACCTTCATGAGAAGCTTACAGCGTCCCAGGAATCTCAGCGCAGGTTGACTAAAGAG CTGGGCAGTATGCAGGACAAGTATGATGAGCTGCTGGAGATGCTGGAAGAAACCCAGGACGAGCTCCGCATAGCCAAGGGAAAGCACAAAGTCAAGGCTAGCGGCCAGCACCACCACTCAGCATTCGCCATCCCGACAGACTCTCTAGCGTCAGAGCTTGAAACATCACTACAGCAAGAACTGTCTCAGTCGACCAGAAG AGCTCAGAGTTGGAAAGTATTTGAAACGGCTAGGGCTGCCAAAAGAGCCGCTGCCAAGGCTGCGGAGAGGGAGAGCACGTCATCCACCCGGATGTCATTGCTGAGCGTACCCACTTCACACAACGAGAGCGACTCTCAGAACCAATCAGCCTACCCATCAGATGTGGAGAGCTTTGCTAGTGACGGATACAGTGCTGACATGGACAGTTTATATGG GTCCAATCCAGAGTTGGGACGGCCGGGCATACCAGGCTCCAACGACCTGGAGAGTGCTTTGAAGAGGCTGGCCATGAGAAGAGCCAACGAGCTGAACGAGAGGGACTTTCATGAGGAGGAGaggaggaaaaagaaagaacaagAGTCAATGCA AAGTGGAGCCACTTCCCCATTCGGCACCAAGAGTCCAGGCTCTGTCAAGTCTTACCAAAGTGGTTACTCAAACAACTGGAGCAATCTACCCGGTTCAGGTCTTTCATCTTACAAAATGTCGGACAAGCTTCAGATTGTGAAACCATTGGAAG GTTCCATGACACTCAGACACTGGCAGCACCTTGCTACGCCTCACCTGGGAGGCATATTTGAAGAGAGGGACGGGGTGCAGATCAGGGGAGAGAAGAAGTTGGACCTGGTGGAGGAGGTGTACTCCCTGAGTGACTTTGAAGAAGATG ATGATCCCAATGTCCATACCCGCAAAGAGCAAGACAGCAGTCTTATTTACACCTTCACAGATTCAACAGTTCGGAACCCTGGACCTTACAGAGGTCTGGGCACGCTAAGCAGTATGAA TTCATCAACATCAGAGTATCCCGTTCACTCTTCAACACCAAAAGCTGAACCGCTGACCCTTCAGGCCATGGCTCAGGACAACACTCAGAGCACCTACAGCATGTCCCTTGGCCTCGCTGCTTTACTTCAGAGTCGAGAGAGTGCCGGCAGTGACAAGCACGCTGTCTCCCGTGTCTCTGCGCCAAAGTTCAACAGCGCCAGTGCCCCTGACAGCAAAACGTCCCCGCCATCGACACAAGCTACCTCCCCCCTCAATTTGACAGACTTGAATCAAAGGGTGCTGTCTCGCAGTGTTGCCCTCTCCTCGCCCAGGACCCTCCCTGGGTCAAGGTCCTTTGAGCAGATCATGAAAGAGCGGGAACACTCACCGCAATTTTCTTTGGACGAAGCAGACAGGAAGGAGCCTAGCCTGTTCCCTCCGGGGATGACCGGTCAGGGCTTCCTTCAacagctgaaaaacaaaggctaCTCGTTGTATGGTTTGTGGGGCGGCAAGCCCAAGGAAGAGACTGCTTCTTCTGCCGACAGCAGCACTGACGCTGTAGGAGGTGCCACTGCTGCACCAGCGGAAGACCCCAAAGCCAGCGCCAAGGCAGTGTTTGCCAACGGAAGTGGAGTAGGCGTGCTGGGCGCTCTCACAAGCTTTAGAAGGAGTGGAATTTTGTAA
- the LOC106079281 gene encoding trafficking kinesin-binding protein 1-like isoform X2: MISSHRLASSHNLSQRYDAILLSLAIDELIRTAFLCAERVSQMTKTYNDIEAVTRLLEEKERDLELAARIGQTLLSKNKELSNRTESLEDQLTQANDKVNQLRHDLSMKEELLRFYNEDLELQHGADVTPNEKPTHGINVDFLERKVKNLEDENLNLRLESAQLKSETDNLEEKEKRLVEDCIQQLAEVNQQVESLAEELHHKVEENNHQKEEITGFLAQIAELQKKIRLLTLDNMDLHEKLTASQESQRRLTKELGSMQDKYDELLEMLEETQDELRIAKGKHKVKASGQHHHSAFAIPTDSLASELETSLQQELSQSTRRAQSWKVFETARAAKRAAAKAAERESTSSTRMSLLSVPTSHNESDSQNQSAYPSDVESFASDGYSADMDSLYGSNPELGRPGIPGSNDLESALKRLAMRRANELNERDFHEEERRKKKEQESMQSGATSPFGTKSPGSVKSYQSGYSNNWSNLPGSGLSSYKMSDKLQIVKPLEGSMTLRHWQHLATPHLGGIFEERDGVQIRGEKKLDLVEEVYSLSDFEEDDDPNVHTRKEQDSSLIYTFTDSTVRNPGPYRGLGTLSSMNSSTSEYPVHSSTPKAEPLTLQAMAQDNTQSTYSMSLGLAALLQSRESAGSDKHAVSRVSAPKFNSASAPDSKTSPPSTQATSPLNLTDLNQRVLSRSVALSSPRTLPGSRSFEQIMKEREHSPQFSLDEADRKEPSLFPPGMTGQGFLQQLKNKGYSLYGLWGGKPKEETASSADSSTDAVGGATAAPAEDPKASAKAVFANGSGVGVLGALTSFRRSGIL; encoded by the exons ATGATCTCATCACACAGGCTAGCGTCCAGCCACAATCTCAGTCAGCGATATGATGCCATTTTGTTGTCTCTGGCCATCGATGAACTCATCCGTACTGCCt TTCTCTGTGCGGAGAGGGTGTCACAGATGACAAAAACCTACAATGACATAGAAGCTGTCACACGTTTATTGGAGGAG AAAGAGCGTGATCTCGAGTTAGCCGCTCGGATCGGTCAGACCCTTTTGTCCAAGAACAAGGAACTCTCTAACCGCACAGAATCTTTAGAAGACCAGTTGACCCAGGCCAATGACAAAGTCAACCAGCTCCGACATGACTTAAGTATGAAAGAGGAGCTGCTCCGGTTCTACAATGAGGACTTGGAATTGCAGCATGGTGCCGATGTTACACCAAA TGAGAAACCAACTCATGGAATCAACGTTGATTTCCTGGAGAGGAAAGTTAAGAATTTGGAAGATGAAAACTTAAATTTAAGGCTTGAG AGTGCTCAGCTCAAGTCAGAGACAGACAAtctggaagaaaaagaaaagcgaCTTGTAGAAGATTGTATTCAACAGTTAG CTGAAGTCAACCAGCAAGTTGAGTCTCTGGCTGAGGAGCTGCACCACAAGGTTGAAGAAAATAACCACCAGAAAGAAGAAATCACTGGATTCTTGGCCCAGATTGCAGAGCTTCAAAAGAAAATTCGACTG CTTACGCTGGACAATATGGACCTTCATGAGAAGCTTACAGCGTCCCAGGAATCTCAGCGCAGGTTGACTAAAGAG CTGGGCAGTATGCAGGACAAGTATGATGAGCTGCTGGAGATGCTGGAAGAAACCCAGGACGAGCTCCGCATAGCCAAGGGAAAGCACAAAGTCAAGGCTAGCGGCCAGCACCACCACTCAGCATTCGCCATCCCGACAGACTCTCTAGCGTCAGAGCTTGAAACATCACTACAGCAAGAACTGTCTCAGTCGACCAGAAG AGCTCAGAGTTGGAAAGTATTTGAAACGGCTAGGGCTGCCAAAAGAGCCGCTGCCAAGGCTGCGGAGAGGGAGAGCACGTCATCCACCCGGATGTCATTGCTGAGCGTACCCACTTCACACAACGAGAGCGACTCTCAGAACCAATCAGCCTACCCATCAGATGTGGAGAGCTTTGCTAGTGACGGATACAGTGCTGACATGGACAGTTTATATGG GTCCAATCCAGAGTTGGGACGGCCGGGCATACCAGGCTCCAACGACCTGGAGAGTGCTTTGAAGAGGCTGGCCATGAGAAGAGCCAACGAGCTGAACGAGAGGGACTTTCATGAGGAGGAGaggaggaaaaagaaagaacaagAGTCAATGCA AAGTGGAGCCACTTCCCCATTCGGCACCAAGAGTCCAGGCTCTGTCAAGTCTTACCAAAGTGGTTACTCAAACAACTGGAGCAATCTACCCGGTTCAGGTCTTTCATCTTACAAAATGTCGGACAAGCTTCAGATTGTGAAACCATTGGAAG GTTCCATGACACTCAGACACTGGCAGCACCTTGCTACGCCTCACCTGGGAGGCATATTTGAAGAGAGGGACGGGGTGCAGATCAGGGGAGAGAAGAAGTTGGACCTGGTGGAGGAGGTGTACTCCCTGAGTGACTTTGAAGAAGATG ATGATCCCAATGTCCATACCCGCAAAGAGCAAGACAGCAGTCTTATTTACACCTTCACAGATTCAACAGTTCGGAACCCTGGACCTTACAGAGGTCTGGGCACGCTAAGCAGTATGAA TTCATCAACATCAGAGTATCCCGTTCACTCTTCAACACCAAAAGCTGAACCGCTGACCCTTCAGGCCATGGCTCAGGACAACACTCAGAGCACCTACAGCATGTCCCTTGGCCTCGCTGCTTTACTTCAGAGTCGAGAGAGTGCCGGCAGTGACAAGCACGCTGTCTCCCGTGTCTCTGCGCCAAAGTTCAACAGCGCCAGTGCCCCTGACAGCAAAACGTCCCCGCCATCGACACAAGCTACCTCCCCCCTCAATTTGACAGACTTGAATCAAAGGGTGCTGTCTCGCAGTGTTGCCCTCTCCTCGCCCAGGACCCTCCCTGGGTCAAGGTCCTTTGAGCAGATCATGAAAGAGCGGGAACACTCACCGCAATTTTCTTTGGACGAAGCAGACAGGAAGGAGCCTAGCCTGTTCCCTCCGGGGATGACCGGTCAGGGCTTCCTTCAacagctgaaaaacaaaggctaCTCGTTGTATGGTTTGTGGGGCGGCAAGCCCAAGGAAGAGACTGCTTCTTCTGCCGACAGCAGCACTGACGCTGTAGGAGGTGCCACTGCTGCACCAGCGGAAGACCCCAAAGCCAGCGCCAAGGCAGTGTTTGCCAACGGAAGTGGAGTAGGCGTGCTGGGCGCTCTCACAAGCTTTAGAAGGAGTGGAATTTTGTAA
- the LOC106079281 gene encoding trafficking kinesin-binding protein 1-like isoform X7: protein MTKTYNDIEAVTRLLEEKERDLELAARIGQTLLSKNKELSNRTESLEDQLTQANDKVNQLRHDLSMKEELLRFYNEDLELQHGADVTPNEKPTHGINVDFLERKVKNLEDENLNLRLESAQLKSETDNLEEKEKRLVEDCIQQLAEVNQQVESLAEELHHKVEENNHQKEEITGFLAQIAELQKKIRLLTLDNMDLHEKLTASQESQRRLTKELGSMQDKYDELLEMLEETQDELRIAKGKHKVKASGQHHHSAFAIPTDSLASELETSLQQELSQSTRRAQSWKVFETARAAKRAAAKAAERESTSSTRMSLLSVPTSHNESDSQNQSAYPSDVESFASDGYSADMDSLYGSNPELGRPGIPGSNDLESALKRLAMRRANELNERDFHEEERRKKKEQESMQSGATSPFGTKSPGSVKSYQSGYSNNWSNLPGSGLSSYKMSDKLQIVKPLEGSMTLRHWQHLATPHLGGIFEERDGVQIRGEKKLDLVEEVYSLSDFEEDDDPNVHTRKEQDSSLIYTFTDSTVRNPGPYRGLGTLSSMNSSTSEYPVHSSTPKAEPLTLQAMAQDNTQSTYSMSLGLAALLQSRESAGSDKHAVSRVSAPKFNSASAPDSKTSPPSTQATSPLNLTDLNQRVLSRSVALSSPRTLPGSRSFEQIMKEREHSPQFSLDEADRKEPSLFPPGMTGQGFLQQLKNKGYSLYGLWGGKPKEETASSADSSTDAVGGATAAPAEDPKASAKAVFANGSGVGVLGALTSFRRSGIL from the exons ATGACAAAAACCTACAATGACATAGAAGCTGTCACACGTTTATTGGAGGAG AAAGAGCGTGATCTCGAGTTAGCCGCTCGGATCGGTCAGACCCTTTTGTCCAAGAACAAGGAACTCTCTAACCGCACAGAATCTTTAGAAGACCAGTTGACCCAGGCCAATGACAAAGTCAACCAGCTCCGACATGACTTAAGTATGAAAGAGGAGCTGCTCCGGTTCTACAATGAGGACTTGGAATTGCAGCATGGTGCCGATGTTACACCAAA TGAGAAACCAACTCATGGAATCAACGTTGATTTCCTGGAGAGGAAAGTTAAGAATTTGGAAGATGAAAACTTAAATTTAAGGCTTGAG AGTGCTCAGCTCAAGTCAGAGACAGACAAtctggaagaaaaagaaaagcgaCTTGTAGAAGATTGTATTCAACAGTTAG CTGAAGTCAACCAGCAAGTTGAGTCTCTGGCTGAGGAGCTGCACCACAAGGTTGAAGAAAATAACCACCAGAAAGAAGAAATCACTGGATTCTTGGCCCAGATTGCAGAGCTTCAAAAGAAAATTCGACTG CTTACGCTGGACAATATGGACCTTCATGAGAAGCTTACAGCGTCCCAGGAATCTCAGCGCAGGTTGACTAAAGAG CTGGGCAGTATGCAGGACAAGTATGATGAGCTGCTGGAGATGCTGGAAGAAACCCAGGACGAGCTCCGCATAGCCAAGGGAAAGCACAAAGTCAAGGCTAGCGGCCAGCACCACCACTCAGCATTCGCCATCCCGACAGACTCTCTAGCGTCAGAGCTTGAAACATCACTACAGCAAGAACTGTCTCAGTCGACCAGAAG AGCTCAGAGTTGGAAAGTATTTGAAACGGCTAGGGCTGCCAAAAGAGCCGCTGCCAAGGCTGCGGAGAGGGAGAGCACGTCATCCACCCGGATGTCATTGCTGAGCGTACCCACTTCACACAACGAGAGCGACTCTCAGAACCAATCAGCCTACCCATCAGATGTGGAGAGCTTTGCTAGTGACGGATACAGTGCTGACATGGACAGTTTATATGG GTCCAATCCAGAGTTGGGACGGCCGGGCATACCAGGCTCCAACGACCTGGAGAGTGCTTTGAAGAGGCTGGCCATGAGAAGAGCCAACGAGCTGAACGAGAGGGACTTTCATGAGGAGGAGaggaggaaaaagaaagaacaagAGTCAATGCA AAGTGGAGCCACTTCCCCATTCGGCACCAAGAGTCCAGGCTCTGTCAAGTCTTACCAAAGTGGTTACTCAAACAACTGGAGCAATCTACCCGGTTCAGGTCTTTCATCTTACAAAATGTCGGACAAGCTTCAGATTGTGAAACCATTGGAAG GTTCCATGACACTCAGACACTGGCAGCACCTTGCTACGCCTCACCTGGGAGGCATATTTGAAGAGAGGGACGGGGTGCAGATCAGGGGAGAGAAGAAGTTGGACCTGGTGGAGGAGGTGTACTCCCTGAGTGACTTTGAAGAAGATG ATGATCCCAATGTCCATACCCGCAAAGAGCAAGACAGCAGTCTTATTTACACCTTCACAGATTCAACAGTTCGGAACCCTGGACCTTACAGAGGTCTGGGCACGCTAAGCAGTATGAA TTCATCAACATCAGAGTATCCCGTTCACTCTTCAACACCAAAAGCTGAACCGCTGACCCTTCAGGCCATGGCTCAGGACAACACTCAGAGCACCTACAGCATGTCCCTTGGCCTCGCTGCTTTACTTCAGAGTCGAGAGAGTGCCGGCAGTGACAAGCACGCTGTCTCCCGTGTCTCTGCGCCAAAGTTCAACAGCGCCAGTGCCCCTGACAGCAAAACGTCCCCGCCATCGACACAAGCTACCTCCCCCCTCAATTTGACAGACTTGAATCAAAGGGTGCTGTCTCGCAGTGTTGCCCTCTCCTCGCCCAGGACCCTCCCTGGGTCAAGGTCCTTTGAGCAGATCATGAAAGAGCGGGAACACTCACCGCAATTTTCTTTGGACGAAGCAGACAGGAAGGAGCCTAGCCTGTTCCCTCCGGGGATGACCGGTCAGGGCTTCCTTCAacagctgaaaaacaaaggctaCTCGTTGTATGGTTTGTGGGGCGGCAAGCCCAAGGAAGAGACTGCTTCTTCTGCCGACAGCAGCACTGACGCTGTAGGAGGTGCCACTGCTGCACCAGCGGAAGACCCCAAAGCCAGCGCCAAGGCAGTGTTTGCCAACGGAAGTGGAGTAGGCGTGCTGGGCGCTCTCACAAGCTTTAGAAGGAGTGGAATTTTGTAA